The Hemibagrus wyckioides isolate EC202008001 linkage group LG15, SWU_Hwy_1.0, whole genome shotgun sequence genome window below encodes:
- the dpm1 gene encoding dolichol-phosphate mannosyltransferase subunit 1 — translation MASRKSNKKTPAEADKYSVLLPTYNERENLPLIVWLLVKYFGESGYNYEIIVIDDGSPDGTLQIAEQLQKIYGKDKIVLRPRAKKLGLGTAYVHGIKHATGNFIIIMDADLSHHPKFIPQFIEKQKEGGYDLVSGTRYRGDGGVYGWDLRRKLISRGANFITQVLLRPGASDLTGSFRLYKKEVLERLVERCVSKGYVFQMEMIVRARQLGYTVGEVPISFVDRVYGESKLGGNEIVSFLKGLLTLFATT, via the exons ATGGCGAGTCGCAAGAGCAATAAGAAGACCCCGGCAGAGGCTGACAAATATTCCGTGCTGTTGCCGACATACAACGAACGGGAAAATCTGCCCCTGATCGTGTGGCTGCTGGTGAAATATTTTGGCGAGAG CGGCTACAACTATGAGATTATTGTGATCGACGACGGAAGCCCGGATGGGACACTACAGATTGCGGAGCAGCTACAGAAAATCTACGGAAAGGATAAGATT GTCCTGAGACCCAGAGCGAAGAAGttaggtttag GGACTGCGTATGTTCATGGCATTAAGCATGCTACTGgaaacttcatcatcattatggaCGCTGATCTGTCTCATCAT ccaAAATTTATTCCACAATTTATTGA aaaacagaaagaaggtGGATATGATTTGGTGTCTGGAACGAGGTACAGAGGAGACGGTGGTGTGTACGGATGGGACCTACGCCGGAAGCTCATTAG CCGAGGGGCGAATTTCATCACACAGGTGCTGCTGAGACCGGGCGCATCGGATCTGACGGGGAGCTTCAG GCTCTATAAGAAAGAGGTACTGGAGCGCCTGGTGGAGCGGTGTGTGTCTAAAGGCTACGTTTTCCAGATGGAGATGATTGTTCGTGCTCGACAGCTAGGCTACACCGTCGGAGAG GTTCCAATCTCATTTGTGGACCGTGTTTATGGAGAGTCCAAACTGGGAGGAAATGAAATTGTCTCTTTCCTGAAAGGATTACTCACACTGTTTGCCACAACATGA